CGCCGGCATCGAGGCGGGTCTGCACACGGTGCTCGTGCTCACGGGCATCAGCGATCAGCGGATCATCGAGCAGTACCCCTTCCGGCCGGATGAGATCGTCGACTCGGTCGCCGACCTGCTGCCGACCATCACCGACTCGATCCCCACCCTCGACGAGGACTGACGTGGGCGCCCTCGACGACGGCGAGCGGGTCACGGCGGCGGACGCCGCGGCCTGGCGCGCCTGGCTCGAGGCGAACCACGAACGCACGGCCGGGGTGTGGCTGCTGAGCGTCCGCGGGCGATCCGCCACCGGCGTCGGCTACGAGGACGCGGTCCGGCAGGCCCTCTGCTTCGGGTGGATCGACGGCCCGGTGCGCACGTTCGACGACGGGACCGGCGGCCAGTGGTTCTCCCCTCGACGGCCGGGGAGCGGCTGGGCGGCGACGAACAAGGCGCGCATCGCGGAGCTGGAGGCCGCGGGGCTGCTCGCCCCTGCCGGAATCCGCGCGCTGGAGACGGCGAAGGCGAACGGCTCGTGGACCGTGCTCGACGGCCCGGAGTCCGGCATCGAGCCCCCGGAGCTCACCGCCGCCCTCGACGCGGTGCCGGCGGCGAGGGCCACCTGGGATGCGTTCCCGAAGTCGGTGAAGAAGTTCGGCCTCACGCACATCGCGATGGCCAAGCGCGCGGAGACCAAGGCCGCCCGCATCGCGAAGATCGTGGCGGATGCCGCGGAGGGGAAGCGCCCATGAACCAGAGCGACCTGCTGTTCCTCGTCCTGATCCT
This genomic stretch from Microbacterium sp. Nx66 harbors:
- a CDS encoding YdeI/OmpD-associated family protein, producing MGALDDGERVTAADAAAWRAWLEANHERTAGVWLLSVRGRSATGVGYEDAVRQALCFGWIDGPVRTFDDGTGGQWFSPRRPGSGWAATNKARIAELEAAGLLAPAGIRALETAKANGSWTVLDGPESGIEPPELTAALDAVPAARATWDAFPKSVKKFGLTHIAMAKRAETKAARIAKIVADAAEGKRP